One Dictyoglomus turgidum DSM 6724 DNA window includes the following coding sequences:
- the ileS gene encoding isoleucine--tRNA ligase, with protein sequence MFKKLPSLINFPEMEEEILKFWKDNDTFKKSLEIRKGSPRFNFYEGPPTANGKPHAGHVLPRIYKDLFPRYKTMQGYYVPRKAGWDTHGLPVELEVEKELGLNSKQDIEKYGVEEFNKKCKESVFRYEREWRRFTERIGFWIDMDNPYITLSNDYIESVWWLIKKIWEKGLLYKGYKIVPWCPRCETALSDHEVAQGYKETEDPSIFVKFRVKDQENTYFLAWTTTPWTLISNVALAVHPEEEYVKVKHNNEYYILAEKRLPYIFEEGTYEIVEKKKGKEIEKAYYEPLFTFLPVDKDAYYVVLGDFVTLEDGTGIVHIAPAFGDEDFQLGKKYDLPFLQPVDQNGKFIKEIKPWAGMFIKKADPLIIEYLKERNLLLKEEKYTHTYPFCWRCDTPLIYYARSSWYIKTTAIKEDLLNNNRKINWYPEHIKEGRFGNWLANNIDWALSRERYWGTPLPIWVCDSCGHEECIGSYEELGITDTKNFDPHKPYIDQITLKCPKCGGTMHRVPEVIDCWFDSGAMPVAQWHYPFENQEEFKASFPADFICEAIDQTRGWFYSLLAISTLVFNEPAYKNVLVTELVLDEKGEKMSKHKGNVVDPWIILNKYGADALRWYIFTVSPPWVPLRFAPDAVNEALKKFLLTLWNTVSFFSIYAEIDGFDPNSHFVPFNELEDHSDKWIISRLNSLIVKVKNDMENFNATQAARSIQSFVIDDLSNWYIRLNRERFWKSEKDKDKWTAYTVTYTVIKELSKLIAPFIPFTAEKIYQEIVRVAEKNSPESVHLCDYPEEAKELIDTTLEENMEIIKEIVTAGRMLRNQANIKIRQPLSKIWIKVDPKLEKDIEALKKYVQQELNVEEVIMGSAESKEGVLYHKEDAFEIELDTKLTEELLNKGILRELEHKIQMLRKEAKLDYTDRIKFYYEGSQRIKNIIENNKEEFAEEILAIEIKEGNIPDSAYKKNIKVYDEELTVGFEKA encoded by the coding sequence TTGTTTAAGAAATTACCGTCGCTAATAAACTTCCCAGAGATGGAAGAAGAAATATTAAAATTCTGGAAAGATAACGATACTTTTAAGAAGTCTTTAGAAATAAGAAAAGGTTCTCCAAGATTCAATTTTTATGAAGGACCTCCTACTGCTAATGGAAAACCACATGCTGGACACGTTTTACCCAGAATATATAAAGATCTTTTCCCTCGCTATAAGACTATGCAAGGATATTATGTGCCAAGAAAAGCAGGATGGGATACCCATGGTCTGCCTGTAGAGTTAGAAGTAGAAAAAGAACTTGGTCTTAATAGCAAGCAAGATATAGAAAAATATGGGGTAGAAGAATTCAATAAAAAATGCAAGGAAAGTGTGTTTAGATACGAGAGAGAGTGGAGAAGATTTACAGAAAGAATTGGCTTTTGGATAGACATGGACAATCCCTATATTACTCTAAGTAATGACTATATAGAATCGGTTTGGTGGCTTATTAAAAAAATATGGGAAAAAGGACTTTTATATAAAGGCTATAAAATAGTTCCTTGGTGTCCAAGGTGTGAGACAGCTCTTTCAGATCACGAGGTGGCTCAAGGTTATAAAGAGACAGAAGACCCATCTATTTTTGTAAAATTTAGAGTTAAAGATCAGGAAAATACATATTTTCTTGCATGGACCACTACCCCTTGGACTTTAATCTCTAATGTAGCCCTTGCAGTCCATCCTGAAGAAGAGTATGTAAAAGTTAAACATAATAATGAGTATTACATTCTTGCTGAAAAAAGGCTTCCCTACATATTCGAAGAAGGAACCTATGAAATTGTAGAAAAGAAAAAGGGAAAAGAAATAGAAAAAGCTTACTATGAACCACTATTTACTTTCCTTCCTGTAGATAAAGATGCTTACTACGTGGTCTTAGGTGATTTTGTCACATTAGAGGATGGAACAGGAATTGTACACATTGCTCCAGCTTTTGGAGATGAAGACTTCCAATTAGGTAAAAAGTACGACCTTCCTTTCTTACAGCCCGTAGATCAAAATGGTAAATTTATAAAAGAAATAAAGCCTTGGGCAGGAATGTTCATAAAAAAGGCAGATCCTCTAATAATTGAGTATTTAAAAGAGAGAAATCTCTTACTTAAAGAAGAAAAGTATACCCATACTTATCCTTTCTGTTGGAGATGTGACACTCCTCTTATATATTATGCAAGATCTTCATGGTATATAAAAACCACAGCTATAAAGGAAGATCTACTCAATAACAATAGAAAAATAAATTGGTATCCAGAACATATAAAGGAGGGAAGATTTGGAAACTGGCTTGCTAACAATATTGATTGGGCATTATCAAGGGAAAGATATTGGGGTACACCCCTTCCTATCTGGGTATGTGACTCTTGTGGCCACGAAGAATGTATTGGAAGTTATGAAGAATTAGGTATTACTGATACTAAGAATTTTGATCCTCATAAACCATATATAGATCAGATTACCCTTAAATGTCCTAAATGTGGAGGGACTATGCACAGAGTTCCCGAGGTTATTGACTGCTGGTTTGATTCAGGAGCAATGCCTGTAGCCCAATGGCACTATCCTTTTGAAAACCAAGAGGAATTCAAAGCATCCTTTCCCGCTGACTTTATATGTGAGGCTATAGATCAAACAAGAGGATGGTTCTACAGTTTACTTGCTATCTCAACCCTTGTATTTAATGAACCAGCTTACAAAAATGTACTTGTTACCGAATTAGTTCTTGATGAAAAAGGCGAAAAAATGAGCAAACACAAAGGAAACGTAGTAGATCCATGGATAATTCTGAACAAATATGGAGCTGACGCTCTTAGATGGTATATCTTTACAGTAAGCCCACCATGGGTACCACTAAGGTTTGCACCTGACGCTGTAAATGAAGCTCTTAAAAAATTCCTATTAACTTTGTGGAATACTGTATCTTTCTTCTCTATTTATGCGGAAATTGATGGCTTTGATCCCAATTCCCATTTTGTACCTTTCAATGAACTCGAAGATCATTCTGACAAATGGATCATCTCACGTTTAAACTCATTAATTGTAAAAGTGAAAAATGATATGGAAAATTTCAATGCAACCCAAGCAGCAAGATCAATTCAGTCCTTTGTTATTGATGATCTGAGTAATTGGTATATCCGCCTTAATAGAGAAAGATTTTGGAAGTCTGAAAAGGACAAAGATAAATGGACTGCTTATACTGTTACTTACACTGTAATAAAAGAACTTTCTAAATTAATAGCTCCTTTTATTCCATTTACTGCTGAAAAGATTTACCAAGAAATAGTAAGAGTAGCCGAAAAAAACTCACCAGAAAGTGTCCATCTATGTGACTATCCTGAGGAAGCAAAAGAATTAATTGATACTACCCTTGAAGAAAACATGGAAATTATAAAAGAGATTGTAACAGCAGGAAGAATGCTAAGAAATCAAGCTAACATAAAGATTAGACAACCTCTATCTAAAATATGGATAAAAGTTGATCCTAAGTTGGAAAAGGACATAGAAGCTCTTAAAAAGTATGTACAACAAGAATTAAACGTTGAGGAAGTGATTATGGGAAGTGCTGAAAGTAAAGAGGGAGTACTCTATCATAAAGAAGACGCTTTTGAAATTGAACTTGACACAAAACTGACTGAGGAACTATTAAACAAAGGTATCTTAAGAGAATTAGAGCACAAAATTCAAATGTTAAGAAAAGAAGCCAAATTAGATTATACCGACAGAATAAAATTCTACTATGAAGGTTCTCAAAGGATAAAAAATATTATAGAAAATAATAAGGAAGAATTTGCTGAAGAAATTTTAGCTATAGAGATCAAAGAAGGAAATATACCAGACTCCGCATACAAGAAAAACATCAAAGTATATGATGAAGAATTAACAGTGGGCTTTGAAAAGGCATGA
- a CDS encoding ABC transporter substrate-binding protein, giving the protein MFKKRALKLIISIVILIFIFSISFSKTLPITLKDDLGRTIVINKYPERIISLAPSSTEILFSIGAGDKVIGVTDFCNYPKEALTKEKVGGFSNPNVEKIISLKPDLVVLYKSFPKEVFIQLEKNLPDTNFIVLDPKTYEDVMKNIILIGKAVGKEEEARRVYNNMLKTWLEIQKKTISIKKSPKILFLVWNDPFISVSPSTFLGDLIKKLKAINIVENKEPEYPVLSIEFIVSKNPDLIIIGEMSGISINSILNHPLLRETNAAKNKRVYLINDDLVFRPGPRLAEGLKELFKIVYPNLN; this is encoded by the coding sequence ATGTTTAAAAAGAGAGCCTTAAAATTAATAATTTCAATAGTAATTTTAATATTTATCTTTTCCATTTCTTTTTCTAAAACCCTCCCTATTACTTTAAAAGATGATTTAGGAAGAACCATAGTTATAAATAAATACCCAGAAAGAATCATATCTCTTGCTCCATCCTCTACGGAAATTTTATTTTCCATAGGTGCAGGAGACAAAGTCATCGGAGTGACAGATTTTTGTAACTATCCTAAGGAAGCTTTAACTAAAGAAAAAGTTGGAGGATTTAGTAACCCTAATGTAGAAAAGATTATTTCCTTAAAACCCGATCTTGTAGTTCTTTATAAGAGTTTTCCCAAGGAGGTATTTATTCAACTTGAAAAGAATTTACCTGATACCAATTTTATTGTATTAGACCCTAAAACATACGAGGATGTGATGAAGAATATAATTTTAATAGGAAAAGCTGTAGGAAAGGAAGAGGAAGCAAGAAGAGTCTATAACAACATGCTTAAGACATGGCTAGAAATTCAAAAAAAGACCATTTCTATAAAAAAATCCCCCAAAATTTTATTCCTTGTGTGGAATGATCCCTTTATTTCTGTTTCTCCATCAACCTTTTTAGGGGACCTTATAAAGAAGCTTAAAGCCATCAATATTGTTGAAAATAAAGAACCAGAATATCCCGTACTGAGCATAGAATTTATCGTTTCTAAAAACCCTGACCTGATAATTATAGGGGAGATGTCAGGAATTTCAATTAATTCCATATTAAATCACCCTTTACTAAGAGAAACAAATGCAGCTAAAAATAAAAGAGTTTACTTAATCAATGACGATCTTGTTTTTAGACCAGGACCAAGACTTGCAGAAGGCTTGAAGGAATTATTTAAGATAGTTTATCCTAATCTAAATTGA
- a CDS encoding FecCD family ABC transporter permease has product MRLKIALLSAVLIILTFLSVYVGGVKKLSDEVRGKIIWNIRLPRTLLSTLVGGNLGLAGAILQSLFHNPLAEPHIIGLSSGALLGATLYFILSGSTWDIDPLLTPLFAITGSVIVLILLILLNKKFQSSYTLILLGISLNSLLSSVIALILFLKQKTFQGVYFWLLGGFNGKTWNHFCLLASYSNIGILWAFLWRNKFNLLFLSEEEMYSLGFSLRKYQPLIIILLSFLISPSVAVSGSIGFVGLIAPHLMRVWETSDYKWLIPSSFLAGANLLLASDILSRILFYPTEIPVGIITSFLGVPFFMYLLIRKK; this is encoded by the coding sequence ATGAGACTAAAAATTGCACTTTTATCTGCAGTTCTTATAATCTTAACATTCTTATCAGTTTATGTAGGAGGAGTTAAAAAACTCTCAGATGAAGTCCGGGGAAAGATAATATGGAACATAAGACTCCCCCGGACTCTTCTTTCAACTTTGGTAGGTGGGAACTTAGGACTTGCTGGGGCAATCTTGCAAAGTCTTTTTCATAATCCTTTAGCAGAACCCCACATAATTGGCCTTTCTTCGGGAGCCTTATTGGGAGCAACTTTATATTTTATTCTTTCTGGAAGCACATGGGATATTGATCCTTTATTGACTCCATTGTTTGCTATAACAGGTTCCGTAATAGTGCTTATTTTACTTATTTTGTTAAACAAAAAATTCCAATCATCATATACTTTGATTCTCCTTGGAATTTCATTAAACTCTCTCCTTTCATCTGTTATTGCTTTAATACTCTTTTTAAAACAAAAAACCTTTCAGGGAGTTTACTTTTGGCTCCTTGGGGGATTTAATGGTAAAACCTGGAACCATTTTTGTTTGTTAGCTTCTTACTCTAATATTGGAATTCTATGGGCTTTCTTATGGAGAAATAAATTTAACTTATTATTCTTAAGCGAAGAAGAAATGTACAGCTTAGGTTTTTCGCTAAGAAAATATCAACCTCTTATAATAATACTTCTCTCTTTTCTTATATCTCCATCGGTAGCTGTATCTGGAAGTATCGGATTTGTAGGACTTATAGCCCCCCACTTAATGAGAGTATGGGAAACCTCTGATTATAAATGGTTGATACCATCAAGTTTTCTTGCTGGCGCAAATTTACTTCTTGCTTCAGATATATTATCGAGGATACTTTTTTATCCTACCGAAATTCC